A genomic region of Silurus meridionalis isolate SWU-2019-XX chromosome 7, ASM1480568v1, whole genome shotgun sequence contains the following coding sequences:
- the polr3e gene encoding DNA-directed RNA polymerase III subunit RPC5 produces MASGEEDDPIIQEIDVYLAKSLSEKLYLFQYPVRPATMNYDDMTHLTAKIKPKQQKVEIEVAIDTVSPNYCRSKGEQIALNVDGTSLEDSSTYSIKMMDKQTFSSIQATTNTSRYAAAVFRKGELHLTPLQGILQMRPSFSYLDKADSKHKEREAANEAGDSSQDEAEDDVKQITVRFSRPESEQARQRRIQSYEFLQKKQAEEPWVHLHYHGLKDGRSEHERQYLYCQAMDTSENMELVKTPSEYLAMLMPPPTEEKVVKPVGPSNVLSMAQLRTLPLGDQVKTLMKNVKVMPFANLMGLLASGTDSTAVLRCIQQVAMLVQGNWVVKSDVLYPKSTCSPHSGVPAEVLCRGRDFVMWRFTNERSLMRKEVAAIIKLPPEDVKDFLEQMAIPRANRGWEFLLPTDHDFVKKHPDVAQRQHMLWLGIQNKLEKVFNFSKEDFLHKKDTQMDSVHVSGEQRLRAAQENARERHASLQKDLDARRLKASSTSSGSGGTNTMFQIKEEPMSDSEESMDTSSPVLNGSINGYPSSDSLTDPHSEYGPTQTPNLELQDFVRSTFRKHYVLCLSEVKRLFNLHLASLPTGHGRFGHVTDHILQDTILHSHCKQILVPFPPQSSASADEQKVFGLWESGETFDKHRQVLFEIFMKNYRVRRNVIQMRLNQELGDAVTKADVDRLLKECCASLGGMWYLKGTVQT; encoded by the exons ATGGCTAGCGGAGAGGAGGACGACCCTATTATACAAGAG aTCGATGTATATCTTGCTAAAAGTCTTTCAGAAAAGCTGTACTTGTTTCAG TATCCCGTGCGTCCCGCTACCATGAACTATGACGACATGACCCATCTAACAGCCAAAATCAAACCCAAGCAGCAAAAG GTTGAAATCGAGGTTGCGATCGACACCGTGAGTCCGAACTATTGCCGCAGCAAAGGGGAGCAGATTGCGCTTAACGTGGATGGAACTTCCCTGGAGGACTCCAGCACTTATTCAAT TAAAATGATGGATAAGCAAACATTCTCATCGATTCAGGCGACGACGAATACTAGTCGCTATGCCGCTGCAGTATTTCGTAAAG GGGAGCTCCATCTCACACCACTGCAGGGCATTCTGCAGATGAGGCCCAGCTTTTCATACCTGGATAAAGCTGACAGTAAACACAAGGAAAGGGAGGCAGCTAACGAAg CTGGAGACTCTTCTCAGGATGAGGCAGAGGACGATGTCAAGCAGATCACT GTGAGGTTTTCCAGACCGGAGTCCGAGCAGGCTCGTCAGCGGCGCATCCAGTCCTACGAGTTCCTGCAGAAAAAACAAGCTGAAGAGCCATGGGTCCATTTACACTACCATGGCCTAAAG GATGGACGCTCCGAGCACGAACGTCAATATCTGTACTGCCAGGCCATGGATACCTCAGAGAACATGGAGTTAGTGAAAACACCAAG TGAATATTTAGCCATGCTTATGCCACCACCAACAGAAGAAAAAGT GGTTAAACCAGTGGGACCCAGTAATGTGCTTTCTATGGCCCAGCTCCGTACATTGCCTCTTGGAGATCAGGTGAAGACCTTGATGAAGAACG TCAAGGTCATGCCGTTTGCCAATCTGATGGGGCTGCTTGCATCAGGCACCGACTCGACCGCAGTACTGCGCTGCATACAGCAGGTGGCGATGCTCGTCCAGGGAAACTGGGTTGTCAAGAG CGACGTCTTATATCCCAAGTCAACCTGCAGTCCACACAGCGGCGTGCCCGCGGAGGTGCTCTGTAGGGGCCGTGACTTTGTG ATGTGGAGATTTACAAACGAGCGCTCGTTGATGAGAAAAGAGGTTGCTGCTATCATTAAG CTGCCTCCTGAGGATGTGAAGGACTTTTTGGAGCAGATGGCAATTCCCAGAGCAAACCGAGGCTGGGAGTTCCTGTTGCCCACTGACCATGATTTTGTCAAGAAGCATCCTGATGTGGCTCAGAGACAGCACATGCTCTGGCTAGGCATCCAGAACAA GTTAGAAAAGGTTTTTAACTTCTCAAAGGAGGACTTCCTGCACAAAAAGGACACTCAGATGG ACTCGGTTCACGTTAGCGGTGAGCAGCGCTTAAGGGCGGCTCAAGAGAACGCACGGGAGCGGCATGCCTCTTTACAGAAAGACCTGGATGCCCGGAGGCTGAAGGCATCCTCCACGTCTTCAGGCTCCGGCGGAACGAATACGATGTTTCAAATTAAAGAAGAACCCATGAGCGACTCTGAGGAGTCTATGGACACGTCCAGTCCTGTTCTAAACGGTTCAATCAACGGTTATCCTTCATCAGACTCCCTCACGGACCCCCATAGTGAGTACGGGCCAACGCAGACCCCTAACCTGGAACTTCAGGACTTTGTACGGAGTACGTTTCGGAAACACTATGTGCTGTGCCTCAGCGAGGTCAAACGGTTGTTCAATCTGCACCTGGCCAGCCTTCCTACAGGACACGGCCGCTTCGGCCACGTCACAGACCACATACTCCAAGACACGATCCTTCACAGCCACTGCAAACAGATCCTAGTGCCT TTTCCCCCTCAGAGCAGTGCCAGTGCAGATGAACAGAAAGTCTTTGGCTTATGGGAGAGTGGTGAAACATTTGATAAG CATCGCCAAGTCCTGTTCGAGATCTTTATGAAGAACTATCGCGTAAGGAGAAACGTTATTCAGATGCGGCTCAACCAGGAGCTCGGCGACGCCGTCACCAAGGCCGACGTGGACCGGCTGCTCAAG gAATGCTGCGCCAGCCTGGGAGGAATGTGGTATCTAAAGGGCACAGTCCAGACATGA